TCCATTCCATATTTGGCCATTTCTCATACCTAGGTGATCATAATGAGCTCCGATAACAATAAATTCGTCTTTATTAGTTCCTTCGATTTTGCCTATTACATTAGGTGAAGAAATAGCTTGCTTATTCGTGGTTAACGAGATTTTTGCCTTTGGATAGTTATTTCTTTTATTAATTGATTTCTTTTCGATTAATGATAATATCTTTTGAGCTGTATTGTTTGTGATATTTATACAAGGCAATTCGTATTCGTTATTATTATACAGATCAAGTTTAGTATCATAAAAAGAAGGCATCTTAGATACAGTATTTTCAGAGTTTGCATATAAAGAGGCTAGATAATCTTCTTCTGAAAATTCAAGTATAGCTAAAGCCCCATGATTTTGAGCCATTTTATTCTTCTCTGCTACTATTTGTTTCGTTGACTTTGATTTAAAATGCTGAAAGACATGACTTGTTGTATCATGTTTAGGATAACCAGATTTTCTGATAATGATTTTATTATTAGTATTCTTTTTATCAAAATCATTGAAAGTGGCATTTAAATCAATTCCATAATCAACGTAAATAATTTCAGCATTAATAGATTCATTATTCTTAAGGGGATGTACAAAAAAATCTACATTATTCGTAAAGGCAATTGATTTTTCATCAGCAATTTGAATTTCAAAATGCTGATTTTCCCCAGCTTTGTATTTCAAAAGAGGAACTTCTTGCAAGTATTCATCATCTAATGGCTCAACACCTATAGATTCAAACCAAGAAATTATATAACTAGCTGCTAGTTCAGCTCCTCTTGTTCCTGTTTCTCTTCCTTCAAGTAGATCATCGGCCAAAAAATTGACAGGGGCCATAGCCGATTCTTTGGTGATATTTTCAAGTCCTTGTCTTTTGTATTCTTGAGAATGCGCACTTTGAGTAAATGCTGTAAAGAATGTGAATATTAAAAGTAAATGTCTCATCTGGAAAGTGTTGACGTCAGAATTTTAATAAATGCATTTAGTTACTTGTAGAACAGAAAGACATTTTGCTTTATTATTTTTTATTTTGTGATTTTAAATAAGTCGGAAGATTTTCTTGATTTATTATGTTTTAAACTTTACTAAATTATAAGGATGGATCGAGTAATATTTATCACTGGTGGGCAAAGAAGTGGAAAAAGCACTTTTGCGGAATCAATTTGTAAAAATATGACAGGGCAGAAGTATTACTTGGCTACGTCTAGAATTTGGGATGATGGATTTGCTAAGCGGGTTAAGTCTCATATAGAGTATAGAGGTGATGAATGGGAAACATTTGAAATAGAAAAAAATATTTCATCATTGAATCAATCGAAGGGAATAGTATTGCTTGAATGTGTGACGCTTTGGGTGAATAACTTCTTTTATGATAATGACAATGATATTGATTTGACTTTTCAGCAAGTAGCAGACGAGTGGCAAAGCTTTTTAAAATTAAACCATACGCTTGTAGTGGTCTCTAACGAAATTGGCCTGGGCGGAACACCGATGAATACTGTCCAAAGAAAGTTCACTGATTTATTAGGCAAGGTAAACCAAATGATTGCCAAGAATTCAGATGAAGCTTATTTTATAGCATCAGGTTTGCCTTTAAAGCTAAAATAAATTGATACCTTCGAATAGTGGATAAATGATCAAAAGTAAAATTGTGAATGATATTGCGCTTCCGTAAAGCAAGAAGTTTTTAGTATAATTCACTCTTTTGAATTCGTTGATTTTTAGCCTTTTGTATTTACTCTCAAGGTCATAAAAGTTTATTTTTGGATAATAATTTCTTAGAAGCATTTTAGATGAGAAGAAGCTAAGAATTAGTCCGATGATTACGATTGCTTTGCTGATAGTTGAACTATCGCCTTTAAACAACAAAAATGGAACTGCTACAATGATAAATATATTAAGCACAAAAAGAGTCAATGCAATGTTCAAATTGCTTGTGATTCTTGACCAATTCTCATGATTTTTTCGCAATTTTTCTTTCTGAGTATTTCTTATTCTGATGTATTCGGATAAGACAAATTGATCGATTATGTTGTTTAATTTGAGCATGCGCTGAAGTGTCAGTTATGATTATTCAACATTTTATTTTTTTCTTTGTTCGCATATTTGATGTTAAATTGATAAGTAAATAAAAAAGGTTGCCTGTATGGAGACAACCTAGTATATGTATTCTGAGAAATAATTTATTTATCTGTAGCTGAAATTAATACATTGATCTTTGTATAGATCTTTCGAAAGTATAATTTTGACAGCTTCGTCTTTGGTTTTTGCCTTCCCGAGATCATTTTGAAACTTGTCTTTGTTTATATCATATGTAGCAACTTTTCCATCATCCCAAATAAAGTATTTTTCATTTGCCATGATCATAACATGATCTTTTTGGTTCTTGATTTCGAAGTTGATAAGGTCAGTAGTGTATTTACTTCCTTCAGGGAATCCCACCTTAGCGATTATATCCGAAT
The sequence above is a segment of the Aureibacter tunicatorum genome. Coding sequences within it:
- a CDS encoding M20/M25/M40 family metallo-hydrolase, whose product is MRHLLLIFTFFTAFTQSAHSQEYKRQGLENITKESAMAPVNFLADDLLEGRETGTRGAELAASYIISWFESIGVEPLDDEYLQEVPLLKYKAGENQHFEIQIADEKSIAFTNNVDFFVHPLKNNESINAEIIYVDYGIDLNATFNDFDKKNTNNKIIIRKSGYPKHDTTSHVFQHFKSKSTKQIVAEKNKMAQNHGALAILEFSEEDYLASLYANSENTVSKMPSFYDTKLDLYNNNEYELPCINITNNTAQKILSLIEKKSINKRNNYPKAKISLTTNKQAISSPNVIGKIEGTNKDEFIVIGAHYDHLGMRNGQIWNGADDNASGVSAILNIAKAIQSTGQKPDKTLIFAAWTAEEKGLNGSRHFVEAFEKTSKIQTYLNFDMIGRNADWDHDGNQCMMLYTAAYPELEKNDSINNNAYDINLEITYSRVEKPYAGSDNASFAKKGIPIFWFHTWGHEDYHQPTDHADKINIEKMMKIIRLSYLDIWDLAYDKTDK
- a CDS encoding bifunctional adenosylcobinamide kinase/adenosylcobinamide-phosphate guanylyltransferase, whose translation is MDRVIFITGGQRSGKSTFAESICKNMTGQKYYLATSRIWDDGFAKRVKSHIEYRGDEWETFEIEKNISSLNQSKGIVLLECVTLWVNNFFYDNDNDIDLTFQQVADEWQSFLKLNHTLVVVSNEIGLGGTPMNTVQRKFTDLLGKVNQMIAKNSDEAYFIASGLPLKLK